In a genomic window of Chryseobacterium sp. G0162:
- a CDS encoding helix-turn-helix transcriptional regulator, giving the protein MLYIIMVVVLQALITLTLLLYLIKNRESVLNMLLLYIGVVALDMGYEYFIIQRFGYESVLYEIPGSLRVFKGLIFLYITTYLIHAKWRDRLKYLIIPLTLVVVHHAIALTAKIFDLSWADMAIKSYQVYFAYYSYYWVACLATCIYFLTKYRKNITHPVASNFRYLVYYVLMGVLIFWTVYQLGWDTLIYQKIYSLLFLFQFGWILYVYILTYQHRILEQQNRSHFSAPKETYQYKDLSKIDFETVQNAVVTFYKESNEYLDEEFTLDQLSSHLKISKSDLSITFNKHLNTNFHEYTNRNRIQHFKQILSEDPSASVIDLAFQCGFKSKSTFYKYFKKEFDCLPSQLIH; this is encoded by the coding sequence ATGTTATACATCATTATGGTAGTTGTACTACAGGCACTTATCACCCTCACCCTATTGCTCTATCTCATTAAAAACAGGGAATCTGTTCTGAATATGCTGTTATTGTATATCGGAGTGGTAGCATTGGATATGGGCTATGAATATTTCATTATTCAGAGATTCGGCTATGAATCTGTTCTGTATGAAATTCCTGGAAGCCTACGCGTGTTTAAAGGACTCATTTTCCTATATATTACCACCTACTTAATTCATGCAAAATGGAGAGACCGACTTAAATACCTGATCATTCCACTTACATTAGTGGTTGTTCACCATGCCATTGCTTTGACAGCCAAAATCTTTGATTTATCCTGGGCGGATATGGCCATAAAATCTTACCAGGTTTATTTTGCATACTACAGCTATTATTGGGTGGCATGTCTTGCTACCTGTATTTATTTCCTGACCAAATACCGTAAAAACATTACCCATCCAGTAGCCAGTAATTTTCGTTATCTGGTTTATTATGTATTAATGGGAGTATTGATTTTTTGGACGGTTTATCAACTGGGCTGGGATACACTGATCTATCAGAAGATATACAGTTTACTATTCCTTTTCCAATTTGGATGGATTTTGTATGTTTATATTTTAACGTACCAGCACAGAATTTTGGAACAACAGAATAGATCTCATTTTTCTGCTCCTAAAGAAACCTATCAGTATAAGGACCTTTCAAAAATAGATTTTGAGACAGTACAAAATGCCGTTGTTACCTTTTATAAGGAAAGTAACGAGTATCTTGATGAAGAGTTTACTCTCGATCAGCTTTCCAGCCATTTAAAAATAAGCAAATCCGATTTAAGTATTACCTTTAATAAACACCTCAATACCAACTTCCACGAATATACCAACAGAAACCGTATACAACATTTTAAACAGATATTATCGGAAGATCCTTCTGCAAGTGTCATTGATCTTGCATTTCAATGTGGTTTTAAGTCCAAATCAACTTTTTATAAATATTTTAAGAAAGAATTTGATTGTCTGCCTTCTCAGCTCATCCATTAA